One Halorientalis litorea DNA segment encodes these proteins:
- a CDS encoding alkaline phosphatase family protein has product MGLFDRLRGDDGPRVAFFGIDGVPYSMLAEHFDEFENLAAIAESGAGGAIDSIVPPESSACWPALTTGVNPGQTGVYGFQDREIGSYETYVPMGRDVQATRLWDRVHDAERRATVMNVPVTFPPQRDVQRMVSGFLSPGIDKAAYPDELREVLEESDYRIDVNAKLGHQDDKAEFIEDAHETLDRRHEAFKHYVEQDDWDLFFGVFMTTDRVNHFLFKDYEHDGEYKEEFLEFYRKVDQYLGELREMLPDDVTMVVASDHGFTTLHHEVNCNAWLQREGWLSFENEDHDELGDISEDARAYSLIPGRFYINVEGREPKGGVPEDEYEAVRDELQAELEALEGPDGTPVADRVVTREEAYRGDHSDIAPDLTVVPNHGFDLKSGFKGKKEVFTTGPRNGMHSFDNACLFVDDDDARIEDADLYDIAPTMLELLDLDYDRTEFDGSSLLTS; this is encoded by the coding sequence ATGGGTCTGTTCGACCGGCTTCGCGGTGACGACGGTCCCCGCGTCGCCTTCTTCGGTATCGACGGGGTGCCGTACAGTATGCTCGCGGAGCACTTCGACGAGTTCGAGAACCTCGCTGCCATCGCGGAGTCCGGGGCTGGTGGTGCCATCGACAGCATCGTCCCGCCCGAGTCGAGTGCCTGTTGGCCGGCTCTCACGACCGGCGTCAATCCCGGCCAGACCGGGGTCTACGGCTTCCAAGACCGAGAAATCGGTTCCTACGAGACGTACGTCCCGATGGGGCGGGACGTACAGGCGACGCGCCTCTGGGACCGCGTTCACGACGCCGAGCGACGCGCGACGGTGATGAACGTCCCCGTCACGTTCCCGCCACAGCGTGACGTTCAACGGATGGTCTCGGGGTTTCTCTCGCCGGGCATCGACAAGGCCGCCTACCCCGACGAACTCCGCGAGGTGCTGGAGGAGTCGGACTACCGCATCGACGTGAACGCCAAGCTCGGCCACCAGGACGACAAGGCGGAGTTCATCGAGGACGCTCACGAGACGCTCGACCGGCGCCACGAGGCGTTCAAGCACTACGTCGAACAGGACGACTGGGACCTGTTTTTCGGCGTGTTCATGACCACCGACCGGGTCAACCACTTCCTGTTCAAAGACTACGAACACGACGGCGAGTACAAAGAGGAGTTCCTCGAGTTCTACCGGAAGGTCGACCAGTATCTCGGTGAACTCCGCGAGATGCTCCCCGACGACGTGACGATGGTCGTCGCCTCCGACCACGGATTCACCACGCTCCACCACGAGGTCAACTGCAACGCGTGGCTCCAGCGTGAGGGCTGGCTCTCCTTCGAGAACGAGGACCACGACGAACTCGGTGACATCAGCGAGGACGCCCGTGCCTACTCGCTCATCCCCGGTCGCTTCTACATCAACGTGGAGGGCCGCGAACCCAAGGGCGGCGTCCCCGAAGACGAGTACGAAGCGGTGCGTGACGAACTACAGGCCGAACTGGAGGCACTCGAAGGCCCCGACGGGACGCCCGTCGCCGACCGCGTGGTCACGAGAGAAGAGGCCTACCGCGGCGACCACTCGGACATCGCGCCCGACCTCACCGTCGTCCCGAACCACGGTTTCGACCTCAAGTCCGGGTTCAAGGGCAAAAAGGAGGTGTTCACTACCGGTCCGCGCAACGGGATGCACAGTTTCGACAACGCCTGCCTGTTCGTCGACGACGACGACGCTCGCATCGAGGATGCCGACCTCTACGACATCGCGCCGACCATGCTCGAACTCCTCGACCTCGACTACGACCGCACGGAGTTCGACGGGTCGAGTCTGCTCACGTCCTGA
- a CDS encoding Yip1 family protein: protein MTDLTDVYERGVGIVASRRRVYFGLGLFAVGALFVVAGIAIATTSIADTFGLGTFEARELAGILAGLGVPAAFLGSFALLPASRRTRAAALIGGSLTVLGVTLFRAAYPRHWVGSPAPLDLTLPVVVVYFVGAITTFWCLFLAVANFKTRTDPGGTVRMEVTDAGTTRVLEITGSVPGFSGVGLFGRDPEGDVATQTNREEPLYEAESATGAEVRAASDGGAATADTGGGDTPSPDPIDSVSTPRGQPDPYCGNCEHFQYVRVDGEIRPACTLHKEVMNDMESCEEWQANN, encoded by the coding sequence ATGACTGACCTGACCGACGTGTACGAACGCGGCGTCGGCATCGTCGCCAGCCGTCGACGGGTGTACTTCGGGCTGGGACTGTTCGCCGTCGGCGCGCTCTTCGTCGTGGCCGGCATCGCCATCGCCACGACGAGTATCGCCGACACCTTCGGCCTCGGGACGTTCGAGGCTCGCGAACTCGCCGGCATTCTCGCCGGGCTGGGCGTGCCCGCGGCTTTCCTCGGGAGTTTCGCACTCCTCCCGGCCAGCCGTCGGACCCGCGCCGCGGCACTCATCGGCGGGAGTCTCACGGTGCTGGGCGTGACGCTGTTCCGGGCGGCGTACCCGCGTCACTGGGTCGGGTCACCGGCACCGCTCGACCTGACGCTCCCCGTCGTCGTCGTCTACTTCGTCGGTGCCATCACGACGTTCTGGTGTCTGTTCCTCGCGGTGGCGAACTTCAAGACGCGCACCGACCCCGGCGGCACGGTGCGGATGGAGGTCACCGACGCGGGGACGACACGCGTCCTCGAAATCACCGGCTCCGTCCCCGGCTTCAGCGGCGTCGGCCTGTTCGGCCGGGACCCCGAGGGCGACGTGGCGACCCAGACCAACCGCGAGGAACCGCTCTACGAGGCAGAGAGCGCGACCGGTGCTGAGGTGCGGGCCGCGAGCGACGGCGGGGCGGCCACGGCAGACACCGGTGGCGGCGACACGCCCAGTCCCGACCCAATTGATAGCGTCTCGACGCCCCGCGGCCAACCCGACCCCTACTGTGGGAACTGCGAGCACTTCCAGTACGTGCGCGTCGACGGAGAGATTCGCCCGGCCTGTACGCTCCACAAGGAGGTCATGAACGACATGGAGTCCTGCGAGGAGTGGCAGGCGAACAACTGA
- a CDS encoding tRNA (adenine-N1)-methyltransferase: MAVLLVRDDREYLLERGERLETDLGILTVPEDAQAGETVTTHLDEAFTVRELRGPDCFAHFERTGAPMMPRDIGLVMGHTGITGGDRVLDAGTGTGVLAAYMGRAGADVVTYERDAEFAEVARENMALGGVADSVDVRTGDVTDHLDDLGSFDALTLDTEDAASVVEHASDLLVPGGFLAVYSPFVESARDVVGAAREAGLADIESLETIQREMDFDERGSRPSTAGVGHTGYLIFGRNPGNPPTED, translated from the coding sequence GTGGCCGTTCTGCTGGTCCGGGACGACCGCGAGTACCTCCTCGAACGCGGCGAGCGACTGGAGACCGACCTCGGCATCCTCACCGTGCCAGAGGACGCACAGGCAGGCGAGACAGTCACCACGCACCTCGACGAGGCGTTCACCGTCCGCGAGTTGCGCGGCCCGGACTGTTTCGCCCACTTCGAGCGCACCGGCGCGCCGATGATGCCCCGCGACATCGGCCTCGTGATGGGTCACACCGGCATCACCGGCGGTGACCGTGTCCTCGATGCCGGGACCGGGACGGGCGTCCTCGCGGCGTACATGGGCCGGGCCGGTGCCGATGTGGTCACCTACGAACGGGACGCCGAGTTCGCGGAGGTAGCCCGCGAGAACATGGCACTCGGGGGCGTCGCCGACAGCGTGGACGTGCGGACCGGCGACGTGACCGACCACCTCGACGACCTCGGTTCGTTCGACGCCCTGACGCTCGACACCGAGGACGCGGCGTCGGTGGTCGAGCACGCGAGCGACCTCCTCGTTCCGGGCGGCTTCCTCGCCGTCTACTCGCCGTTCGTCGAGAGCGCGCGTGACGTGGTCGGGGCGGCCCGCGAGGCCGGACTGGCCGACATCGAGTCCTTGGAGACCATCCAGCGCGAGATGGACTTCGACGAACGCGGGTCCCGGCCGTCGACGGCAGGTGTCGGACACACGGGGTACCTCATCTTCGGTCGCAATCCCGGGAACCCGCCGACGGAGGACTGA
- the dapA gene encoding 4-hydroxy-tetrahydrodipicolinate synthase, translating to MTHDTFTGVFPAMTTPFHEDESIDFETLRDHAQYLERAGVDGLVPMGTTGESATLTHDEHIEVIEAVADAVDDVPVIAGSGSNNTREALDLSRRSADAGADGLLLISPYYNKPEPAGMEHHFRQVADAVDLPQIIYNVPSRTGRNIAVETAVNLADHENVVGYKAASGDMNRISEVIERTREENFAVLSGDDGMTLPIISTGGSGCISVSANVEPERTCAMVGAALSGDYERARALHHELGPLFRALFMVTNPIPIKEAMAIRGHYDSARMRSPLSRMGEKNLDRLRAVLAALNEQPRPEPAEAER from the coding sequence ATGACACACGACACCTTCACCGGCGTGTTCCCCGCGATGACCACGCCGTTCCACGAGGACGAGAGCATCGACTTCGAGACACTCCGCGACCACGCCCAGTACCTCGAACGCGCGGGCGTCGACGGTCTCGTGCCGATGGGCACCACCGGCGAGAGCGCGACGCTCACCCACGACGAACACATCGAGGTCATCGAAGCCGTCGCCGACGCCGTCGACGACGTGCCCGTCATCGCCGGGTCCGGGTCCAACAACACCCGCGAGGCACTGGACCTCTCCCGCCGGTCCGCCGACGCGGGCGCGGACGGTTTGTTGCTCATCTCGCCGTACTACAACAAGCCCGAACCGGCCGGCATGGAACACCACTTCCGGCAGGTCGCCGACGCGGTTGACCTCCCGCAGATTATCTACAACGTCCCCTCGCGCACGGGCCGGAACATCGCCGTCGAGACGGCCGTCAACCTCGCCGACCACGAGAACGTCGTCGGCTACAAGGCCGCAAGCGGCGACATGAACCGCATTAGCGAGGTCATCGAGCGCACACGCGAGGAAAACTTCGCCGTTCTCTCGGGCGACGACGGGATGACCCTGCCAATCATCTCGACGGGCGGGAGTGGCTGTATCAGCGTCTCGGCCAACGTCGAACCCGAGCGGACCTGCGCGATGGTCGGTGCCGCCCTCTCGGGCGACTACGAGCGCGCCCGCGCCCTCCATCACGAACTCGGGCCGCTGTTCCGCGCGCTGTTCATGGTTACCAACCCAATTCCCATCAAGGAGGCGATGGCCATCCGCGGCCACTACGACTCCGCGCGGATGCGGTCGCCGCTCTCCCGGATGGGCGAGAAGAACCTCGACCGCCTCCGTGCGGTCCTCGCCGCCCTCAACGAACAGCCCCGGCCCGAACCCGCCGAGGCCGAACGATGA
- a CDS encoding transcription factor S: MEFCDECGSMMKTEDGVWVCGSCGYEKARDAQEEAAMTTTSAQEESEVIDTSDVDAEDIGPTTEVHCPECGNDRAFYEMKQIRAADESETRFFTCTECEHKWREDDH; this comes from the coding sequence ATGGAGTTCTGTGACGAGTGCGGTTCGATGATGAAAACCGAAGACGGTGTGTGGGTTTGCGGGAGTTGCGGGTACGAGAAAGCGCGCGACGCCCAGGAAGAAGCGGCGATGACGACCACGTCCGCACAGGAGGAGAGCGAGGTCATCGACACCTCCGACGTGGACGCCGAGGACATCGGGCCGACGACGGAAGTCCACTGTCCCGAATGTGGTAACGACCGGGCGTTCTACGAGATGAAGCAGATACGCGCGGCCGACGAGAGCGAGACGCGATTCTTCACCTGTACAGAGTGTGAACACAAGTGGCGTGAGGACGACCACTGA
- a CDS encoding nascent polypeptide-associated complex protein, whose translation MFGGGGGFDPRKMQQMMDQFGIDIDELDVEEVVIRTTEEDLVFHEAEAQRMNAQGQETYMVMGSPESVPHGEGGSGDVADSGGDSGDDGASAIPDADVEIVANRAGVSEDDARNALDATDGDLAAAVERLE comes from the coding sequence ATGTTCGGAGGAGGCGGTGGTTTCGACCCGCGGAAGATGCAACAGATGATGGACCAGTTCGGTATCGACATCGACGAACTCGACGTCGAGGAAGTCGTCATCCGAACCACGGAGGAGGACCTCGTGTTCCACGAGGCCGAGGCCCAGCGCATGAACGCGCAGGGGCAGGAGACCTACATGGTGATGGGGTCCCCCGAGAGCGTGCCCCACGGCGAGGGCGGTTCGGGCGACGTGGCCGACAGTGGTGGCGACAGCGGCGACGACGGCGCGAGCGCGATTCCCGACGCCGACGTGGAAATCGTCGCCAACCGCGCCGGCGTCTCCGAGGACGACGCCCGCAACGCACTCGACGCGACGGACGGTGACCTCGCGGCCGCCGTCGAGCGGTTGGAGTAA
- a CDS encoding LabA-like NYN domain-containing protein has protein sequence MTDVHPGQRVAMLADAQNLYHTARSLYTRNIDYASLLEEGVRGRQLTRAIAYVIRANAEDEESFFEALVDIGFEAKTKDIKTFGDGSKKADWDVGMSLDAVSLAPHVDTVVLCTGDGDFSRLCRHLKHEGCKVEVMAFRESTAEELVAAADEFLDLSEREDTFLL, from the coding sequence ATGACGGACGTACATCCGGGACAGCGCGTGGCGATGCTCGCCGACGCGCAGAACCTCTATCACACCGCCCGGAGTCTCTACACGCGCAATATCGACTACGCGTCGCTACTCGAAGAAGGGGTCCGCGGCCGACAGTTGACCCGAGCCATCGCCTACGTCATCAGAGCCAACGCCGAGGACGAGGAGAGTTTCTTCGAGGCACTGGTCGACATCGGTTTCGAGGCGAAGACGAAAGACATCAAGACGTTCGGTGACGGGTCGAAGAAGGCCGACTGGGACGTGGGGATGAGTTTGGACGCCGTGTCGCTCGCCCCCCACGTCGACACCGTCGTCCTGTGTACCGGCGACGGCGACTTCTCACGGCTCTGTCGCCACCTGAAACACGAGGGTTGTAAGGTCGAGGTAATGGCCTTCCGGGAGTCGACTGCCGAAGAACTCGTGGCCGCGGCTGACGAGTTCCTGGACCTGAGCGAACGAGAGGATACGTTCCTCCTCTAG
- a CDS encoding CPBP family glutamic-type intramembrane protease, with protein sequence MSLAEMWELLVFVALVVVPVLASIKQVPARLRDLRAGIRGVVYVPVVLTVLFTVAAAALVLAEYVPPLQWGWLGTNVVVAPLADLAPAPEGAPGGTGAGSGGTFLGPTLTLALFLPFILLAFLVFNWYEEAYYRGSLRDVGIWAVLHLVMGIPIFAVIPIFAAGLVYKWIYDRRGLRAAYTAHLGTNVALLSVLVLTIVLAPTGTGAV encoded by the coding sequence GTGTCACTGGCTGAGATGTGGGAACTGCTCGTCTTCGTCGCGCTGGTCGTGGTGCCCGTCCTCGCCAGCATCAAGCAGGTCCCGGCCCGACTCCGTGACCTGCGGGCGGGCATCCGGGGCGTCGTCTACGTCCCCGTCGTCCTCACGGTGCTGTTCACCGTGGCGGCGGCCGCACTCGTCCTCGCGGAGTACGTCCCACCGCTCCAGTGGGGGTGGCTCGGGACGAACGTCGTCGTCGCCCCGCTGGCTGACCTCGCGCCCGCCCCGGAGGGCGCGCCCGGCGGGACGGGGGCCGGGAGCGGCGGCACGTTCCTCGGTCCGACGCTGACGCTCGCGCTCTTTCTCCCCTTCATCCTGCTCGCCTTCCTCGTGTTCAACTGGTACGAGGAGGCGTACTACCGCGGGTCGCTCCGGGACGTTGGAATTTGGGCCGTCCTCCACCTCGTCATGGGCATCCCGATATTCGCCGTCATCCCCATCTTCGCGGCCGGACTGGTCTACAAGTGGATATACGACCGCCGCGGCCTGCGGGCGGCCTACACGGCACACCTCGGGACGAACGTCGCCCTGCTCTCGGTACTCGTGTTGACCATCGTCCTCGCGCCGACGGGAACCGGCGCGGTTTAG
- a CDS encoding 2,3,4,5-tetrahydropyridine-2,6-dicarboxylate N-succinyltransferase, whose product MSLQSDVTDLWHRYDDGLTAEEATSDDAETLDAFLSALEAGDARAAEPDGSGDTVRDRWTVNEWVKQGILLNFGLRGIEAREHGGVAYHDVLPLRETADIGERGSRNTPDGTVIRRGAYVGSDAIMMSPSFVNIGAYVGDGTLVDSCDTVGSCAQIGANVKLGANTLIGGVLEPVEDNPVIVEDGVSLGAGCRVTSGFVVGENSVVGENTLLTPRIPVYDLVEEEILYGELPAERRAFARYVESSVSDHDLIDGGAYKPAVVATDIETETLEATEREDALRE is encoded by the coding sequence ATGAGCCTGCAATCCGACGTTACCGACCTCTGGCACCGCTACGACGACGGCCTGACTGCCGAAGAGGCGACCAGCGACGACGCCGAGACGCTCGACGCGTTCCTCTCCGCCCTCGAAGCCGGCGACGCTCGCGCGGCCGAACCCGACGGCTCCGGCGATACCGTTCGGGACCGCTGGACGGTCAACGAGTGGGTCAAGCAGGGCATCCTGCTCAACTTCGGCCTCCGAGGCATCGAGGCCCGCGAACACGGCGGCGTGGCCTACCACGACGTACTCCCCCTGCGCGAGACGGCCGACATCGGCGAGCGCGGGTCCCGGAACACGCCCGACGGCACCGTCATTCGACGCGGTGCCTACGTGGGTAGCGACGCCATCATGATGAGTCCCTCGTTCGTGAACATCGGTGCGTACGTCGGCGACGGCACCTTGGTCGACTCCTGTGACACCGTGGGGTCCTGTGCCCAAATCGGCGCGAACGTCAAACTCGGCGCGAACACGCTAATCGGTGGCGTCCTCGAACCGGTCGAGGACAACCCGGTCATCGTCGAGGACGGCGTGTCGCTCGGTGCCGGCTGTCGCGTCACCTCCGGGTTCGTCGTCGGCGAGAACTCCGTCGTCGGCGAGAACACGCTGCTGACGCCGCGCATTCCGGTCTACGACCTCGTCGAGGAGGAAATCCTGTACGGCGAACTGCCCGCCGAGCGGCGGGCGTTCGCTCGCTACGTCGAGTCCTCGGTGAGCGACCACGACCTCATCGACGGCGGCGCGTACAAGCCCGCCGTCGTGGCGACCGACATCGAGACCGAAACCCTCGAAGCCACGGAGCGCGAAGACGCGCTCAGAGAATGA
- a CDS encoding inorganic diphosphatase produces the protein MTNLWEDLETGPNPPEEIYAVVECLKGERNKYEYDKDVPGVVLDRVLHSNVHYPSDYGFIPQSYYDDEDPFDVLVLVEDATFPGCVVEARPVALMKMDDDGEQDDKVIAVPTEDPRYDHIEDLEDIPQQLLDEIDEFFATYKNLEAGKEVETLGWEDRAAAKDAIEHAMDLYEDEFA, from the coding sequence ATGACGAACCTTTGGGAAGACCTCGAAACCGGCCCGAACCCGCCCGAGGAGATATACGCAGTCGTGGAGTGTCTGAAGGGCGAGCGCAACAAGTACGAGTACGACAAGGACGTGCCCGGCGTCGTGCTGGACCGCGTGCTCCACTCGAACGTCCACTACCCCAGCGACTACGGGTTCATCCCGCAGTCGTACTACGACGACGAGGACCCCTTCGACGTGCTCGTGCTGGTCGAGGACGCCACTTTCCCCGGTTGTGTCGTCGAGGCACGTCCGGTCGCGCTGATGAAGATGGACGACGACGGCGAACAGGACGACAAGGTCATCGCCGTTCCAACTGAGGACCCCCGCTACGACCACATCGAGGACCTCGAGGACATCCCCCAGCAACTGCTCGACGAGATAGACGAGTTCTTCGCGACGTACAAGAACCTCGAAGCGGGCAAGGAAGTCGAGACGCTCGGGTGGGAGGACCGCGCGGCCGCGAAAGACGCCATCGAACACGCGATGGACCTCTACGAAGACGAGTTCGCCTGA
- a CDS encoding MFS transporter codes for MVLGTDRRVLVLALARMADAIANSFLIIVLPLYVASGAVSIEALVGTRVLGLVVTEELLIGVVLSLFGFLNSLSQPLTGRLSDRTGRRRVYILFGLGLLAVASAGYLVVESYYAVVLVRALQGIGAAFTIPCTIALVNELATTESRGGNFGLFNTFRLLGFGFGPIVAGTVVAAGPYEFAVAGGGTLSGFDAAFLVAVFGAVVSFGLVTLFVSDTEGTTASAGDDISLAVRDPDGTHLLDPVFTLAVATLCMAIGIALFATLQETINTRLDQPPFLFGAQFAAVVLANVVFQIPVGRASDRFGRRPFLVVGFALLVPSVLAQGIVTTTGGMLVARILHGVAVAMVFAPGLALAGDLATEGQSGTQLSLLTMAFGLGTALGPLASGYLVRFGFVVPFAFGAGLGVLGLLLVVTQVEETLPGAAEPDESAVPQD; via the coding sequence ATGGTACTCGGTACGGACAGGCGCGTCCTCGTGTTGGCACTCGCGCGGATGGCCGACGCAATCGCGAACTCGTTTCTCATCATCGTCCTGCCGCTGTACGTCGCGAGCGGTGCCGTCTCCATCGAGGCACTGGTCGGGACGCGCGTGCTCGGCCTCGTCGTGACGGAGGAGTTACTCATCGGCGTCGTCCTCTCGCTGTTCGGGTTCCTCAACAGCCTCTCACAGCCGTTGACCGGCCGCCTCTCGGACCGAACCGGGCGGCGGCGGGTGTACATCCTGTTCGGCCTCGGGTTGCTCGCGGTGGCGAGTGCCGGGTACCTCGTCGTCGAGTCCTACTACGCGGTGGTCCTCGTCCGGGCACTGCAGGGTATCGGCGCGGCCTTCACCATCCCCTGTACCATCGCGCTGGTGAACGAACTGGCGACTACCGAAAGCCGTGGCGGCAACTTCGGCCTGTTCAACACCTTCCGGCTGCTCGGGTTCGGGTTCGGTCCCATCGTCGCGGGAACCGTCGTCGCCGCTGGGCCGTACGAGTTCGCCGTCGCCGGCGGGGGGACGCTCTCGGGGTTCGACGCCGCGTTCCTCGTGGCCGTGTTCGGCGCAGTCGTCAGTTTCGGCCTCGTGACGCTGTTCGTCTCCGACACCGAGGGGACGACGGCGAGCGCGGGGGACGACATCAGCCTCGCCGTGCGTGACCCGGACGGCACCCATCTGCTCGACCCGGTGTTCACCCTCGCCGTCGCGACGCTGTGTATGGCTATCGGCATCGCGCTGTTCGCCACGCTCCAAGAGACCATCAACACACGGCTCGACCAACCCCCGTTCCTGTTCGGCGCGCAGTTCGCCGCCGTCGTGCTGGCGAACGTCGTCTTTCAGATACCTGTCGGCCGCGCCAGCGACCGGTTCGGGCGGCGGCCCTTCCTCGTCGTCGGGTTCGCGTTGCTGGTCCCGTCGGTTCTCGCACAGGGCATCGTCACCACAACGGGCGGGATGCTCGTCGCCCGTATCCTCCACGGCGTCGCCGTGGCGATGGTGTTCGCACCGGGACTCGCGCTGGCGGGTGACCTCGCCACGGAGGGCCAGTCGGGGACGCAACTCTCGCTGTTGACGATGGCGTTCGGTCTCGGGACGGCACTCGGACCGCTCGCCTCGGGCTATCTGGTACGGTTTGGCTTCGTCGTCCCCTTCGCCTTCGGGGCCGGACTGGGCGTCCTCGGACTCCTCCTCGTCGTCACACAGGTCGAGGAGACGCTGCCGGGCGCGGCGGAACCGGACGAGAGCGCGGTCCCGCAGGACTGA
- a CDS encoding PUA domain-containing protein — MDRNERRTLQRVADYQFGAGAGGALFPADGELAVYRTSSGRPQQVVADDGRLVTYGVDGRFTLGVAGARRLRTALDSSAYRVVVGDESEPYVREGRNTFAKFVQQADPAVRPGDEVLVEHAGGDLLAVGRAELAGADMADFDTGMAVFVRHGVTG, encoded by the coding sequence ATGGACCGAAACGAGCGGCGGACCCTCCAGCGCGTGGCCGACTACCAGTTCGGCGCGGGTGCCGGTGGGGCACTGTTTCCCGCCGACGGGGAGTTAGCGGTGTACCGGACGAGTTCCGGTCGCCCACAGCAGGTGGTCGCCGACGACGGGCGACTGGTCACCTACGGCGTCGACGGACGGTTTACCCTCGGCGTGGCCGGTGCCAGACGGCTCCGGACGGCACTCGACTCCTCGGCGTACCGGGTGGTGGTTGGCGACGAGAGCGAACCGTACGTCCGCGAGGGCCGCAACACCTTCGCGAAGTTCGTCCAGCAGGCCGACCCGGCGGTGCGGCCCGGCGACGAGGTTCTCGTGGAACACGCCGGTGGCGACCTCCTCGCCGTCGGCCGCGCCGAACTCGCCGGGGCGGACATGGCCGACTTCGACACCGGGATGGCCGTGTTCGTCCGGCACGGTGTCACTGGCTGA
- a CDS encoding mechanosensitive ion channel family protein, translated as MSAAQIITDTINEFVASILGAIPKLLSGLLFLLLAYVVIKLVTRVLRATLVRAYPGDQSLVADLGVLVATVFLWFGAGLTLLGIVGLGGLAASLGTAVGFVALGISYALSEMIEDTVAGVYLLKDPDFNPGDTVTAGSTTGVVTAIGLRKSRFELDSGDTAVVANRDVESKWIKKADGDEPSANAS; from the coding sequence ATGTCCGCCGCACAAATCATCACAGACACGATAAACGAGTTCGTCGCCAGCATTCTCGGTGCGATTCCGAAACTACTCAGCGGACTCCTCTTCCTGCTCCTCGCGTACGTGGTCATCAAACTCGTGACGCGCGTCCTGCGTGCCACGTTGGTACGCGCGTATCCGGGCGACCAGTCGCTAGTCGCGGACCTCGGCGTTCTGGTCGCCACCGTCTTCCTCTGGTTCGGTGCCGGGTTGACCCTCCTCGGCATCGTCGGCCTCGGCGGCCTAGCGGCGAGTCTCGGCACCGCCGTCGGGTTCGTCGCACTGGGCATCTCCTACGCGCTCTCGGAGATGATAGAGGACACCGTCGCCGGCGTCTACCTCCTCAAGGACCCCGATTTCAACCCCGGCGACACCGTGACGGCGGGGTCGACGACGGGAGTGGTCACGGCCATCGGCCTCAGAAAGAGTCGGTTCGAACTCGACAGCGGCGACACGGCCGTCGTGGCGAACCGTGACGTGGAGTCGAAGTGGATCAAGAAAGCGGACGGCGACGAACCGTCGGCGAACGCGTCCTGA
- the dapB gene encoding 4-hydroxy-tetrahydrodipicolinate reductase — MTTVGVTGATGRMGQAVLETAAERADVAVAFAVNRGLDADDDHGVPLRPAADFEALLGEYDPDAVVDFTGPDATVRYAEACAEAGVAFVTGTTGLTDDQSTTLDAASESIPLLRASNFARGVHALLGAIEEALAAVPDYDLELLETHHNGKVDAPSGTAKTILETVQDHRDVEPVYGREGHAPREDDEIAVFARRAGDIRGEHELVAAGNDEVLSLSHRAEDRGVFAAGALDAAAWLADREAGRYEFGDVIGDA, encoded by the coding sequence ATGACGACGGTGGGCGTAACTGGCGCGACCGGTCGGATGGGCCAAGCGGTGCTGGAGACGGCCGCCGAGCGCGCGGACGTGGCGGTGGCCTTCGCGGTCAACCGTGGCCTCGACGCCGACGACGACCACGGCGTCCCGCTCCGGCCGGCCGCCGACTTCGAGGCCCTGCTCGGGGAGTACGACCCCGACGCAGTCGTCGACTTCACCGGCCCCGACGCTACCGTCCGGTACGCCGAGGCCTGCGCCGAGGCTGGCGTCGCGTTCGTCACCGGCACGACCGGGCTGACCGACGACCAGTCGACGACGCTCGACGCCGCCAGCGAATCTATCCCGCTATTGCGGGCCAGCAACTTCGCCCGAGGCGTCCACGCCCTGCTCGGAGCCATCGAGGAAGCACTGGCGGCCGTCCCCGACTACGACCTCGAACTGCTGGAGACACACCACAACGGCAAGGTCGACGCGCCCTCCGGCACGGCCAAGACCATCCTCGAAACGGTGCAGGACCACCGCGACGTGGAACCGGTCTACGGCCGCGAGGGACACGCGCCCCGCGAAGACGACGAAATCGCCGTGTTCGCACGCCGAGCGGGCGATATCCGGGGCGAACACGAACTCGTCGCCGCGGGCAACGACGAGGTGCTGTCGCTGTCCCACCGCGCCGAGGACCGCGGTGTCTTCGCCGCTGGCGCGCTCGACGCGGCGGCGTGGCTCGCCGACCGTGAGGCCGGCCGCTACGAATTCGGGGACGTTATCGGGGACGCGTGA